The DNA sequence CACTCTGGCCCAGGCCCTCCTACGAAGGAGAAGCTGCTTCCTGCTGCTGGGCTCCAGGGGACCAGCAGTTCCAGAAGATGATTCCTGGAAACATGTCCTTTGGAATCTACTGAGCTCCGGGGGAGAGGGGCAGCCCCAAAGATTTCTGCTGCAGAAGCTGAGGACAGGAGGGAAATGTCACAGCCTGACAGGAGGCAGTATTAaacaggagggaaaaggggagctTTGGAAGTTGACACTAAACAGGGGGCCCTGGTCTCTGGCCTCACCCTCCAGCCCCCCATCCTGTGCCCCGCAGAGGCTGGGTTTGGAGCCTGAGCCAGCAGACCCCTGCACCTCCACTGCCTGGTGCTGCATAGGCCACCTTGTACCTTTTGCATAGATGTGGATGCTGAGTGCACATGCACGTGTACAAGAGCCTGGCTGCAGCCACTGGCCAGCATGGTCCCAGGTTTTGTCCCGGGCTGGGGTGGTGAGCCACTGCCCCCCACtaacatgaagaagaaaagctggtTGAAGTCCCCACCAGACCCCCAAGGAGAGGACCCTCAATGCTGTGGGCTAGGGCCTCTGTGACCCAGACAGGCAGGTCTCGGGTCACAGCAGCAATAGAGGGCAGCTGCTGGCCCCACTCACCTCATCCACAGACCCCAGGTCGAAGCCCAGGCCAGCCCTTCATAAGTGGCTTCTTTAGTACCAGGGACAGTGTGGACTAGGGCCCCAACCCTGAGCACATCCACCAAAACACAAGACACAGTAGGAAGGCCACAGAGAGCAGGACACAGGAGCAGTGGGGCTATGCAGCTCGCCTAAATTCCAGTGGtgaaaaatatatagattttatGTTGTCAAATATAGTTGTACATTTATTTTCGTGGCAAAGCTTCGACTATTTCTAAAGAGACACTACGTGGCTCCGTGAGAACATGGCACAGAAGGCTGGGTCCTGGCCACTCATGGCTTGGCTTTGGACTGGGCTTGTCCACTGCCCCTCCATGTCATGACGCCAGTGTCCTGtggggcagccccagccaggccccaggagATCAGGTTTGGTTTGACTGAGGCAGGGGTTGGTCCACAAAAGATGGCTGGTCTGAGGCCCCAACTGAGGTGGGGGGAGCTTTGGAGCCACAAAGCGTGTGGCAGAGGGGGCTCTTGTCCCAGTGGCGGGGCTGGCCACCCACTCAAGTGCATGCAGGTGCTCCCCTGAGTGGAGGGCACAGAGAGGAAGGGCAGAGCCCACGAGTCAGGCAATGGCTGTCAGAGCAGCAGGGATGGGCAAGCAACCTTGGCAGGGAATCGAGTGCCCCCCAGCCCCCTAGGCCAGAAGGGTAAGACACAGGGTCCCACCAGTGCCCCCCAAATGTGGGGCCTAACCCCTGAAGAGGGTGGAATGACCAAATGGGTGCAAGTTCTGCAGGGGAAGGTAGGAGTGGGTTTACTTTGTAAATTAATAATGCTAATGAAATGTCAGCAGCTTTGCAGGGAGATCTGGATGTGGTCCCAggcaaggagggaggcagggaatctTCCAAGTGGACTGGGCTCAGGGTGGAGCAGGGAGGCTGCAGGGCTCATACCCATCCTGCCCCACCCAACCCTGCCTGGGAAACCTCCCAGGGTACCCTGTTTTGGCCTGATTGAACTTCATGGCTTCACATTCATCTTGCCATTCTTCCTGCTGGAATTCTCTGCCAGGGGCAGATAGGTCTAAGATTTAGGAATTCTCACTCTAAAATCAAGCAGCCATCTATCTCACTAGAGATCCTGGGATGCACGAGAACCAAGCCCCAAAGTGAACATAGTGCAAAGTGGAAGTTGGGCCTGAGACTCGCCCCCAGAGAAGCTTGGGTCAGGCTCTAGGGGCAGCCATGGCCTCTGGCTTTTCACGCCAGCTGAGGATTGCTGAGTCCAGCCCTGGCTCCCAGACTACAGGGCCTCATCTCAGAAGGCTGCAGGACCCCCTTGAgctgccagcccctgcctcctcttCTTGTGCTGGCAGTCTCCAGACAGGTGCTAGGGCCCAGGCGAGCACTGCGTCCCCCAGCACCGAGCCTGCCTAGCTCAGGTCTCCCAGGAAGAAGGACCTGAAGGGCCCAGAAGTGCCGGGAGAAAAATGGATCACAGGGAAGATCTGGGATGAGCAGACACGGAACCCACACTGCCCTCTGCCGCCTCTTGCCCATCACTGTCTCTCCCACAGCCCGTGGCCTTCACTGTCTCTCCCACAGCCCGTGGCCTTGACTGTGCTTCTGATTCCCAAAGCAGGCAGCAGCCCAAAGAGCTCCAGCCCAGGCCGGCGGTCCCAGCCCGGcacagggccctgggccaggTGTTTGTACTTTGGGCTACAAGTCTAAGCAGCAGGGATTAGCTCCGTCTGAGGAGCTAATACTGGCTCAGAAGCCGGGGCTGAGGGCAAGGGGTAGTAGCTtgggagagaaggcaggcagagagcaagggactgggcaggctgtggggggtgggcagggcggCTCCCCAGATCAGCACACAGGGACTACCTGAGTAGGGGCTGCCCCTTATGAGGGGCAGGTGGATGGGGCTGGGTTGTGGGGCCTCACTGCACTTTCTCTGGTCTGTCCAGGCAGCACGCCTCCCCACCCCTtggtctctcttcccttctctcctgcagATGTTTTGGgatcccttcccccagctcctacTTCCAGCCCCCAGACACTGTTAATATCCTGAAAAAACCACTTCCAAAcccaaaactaaataaatgagatgatgccCCACGGGAATCTGCAAGAGAGAGAATGGCACCCCTACAATCAGTGGTCAGGCTGCCAGAGCTGCGGGAGGGGCAGGGCCCCTCAGAGCTGGGTGCTGCTGCCGGCCTCGCTCCGGCCCTGCTGGCTCAGCGAGCGGCAGCTGATCCTGCGGATGGAGTGCAAGGCCACAGTGCAGCAGCCCCGCAGCAGGGAGCTGATGTTGTAAATGGGTTGGCCCTGGCGCCGCTGCGAGCGGCAGAGCCAGGCCACCGTGGGCACAGCCGGCACCACCACGGCCAGCAGATCCACGATGTAGTGGCGGCTCCAGTAGCTCTTGGGCTCCTTCTCGGCCgcggctgcctcctcctcctcttcccccggGCATGCCACACTCACCgacaggctggggttgggggtggccgCAGGCCGGAGTGGGGTCGGCCCTCGGACGATGGGCTCCCGTGCCTCTAGCTCATCACCTACCCTCACCACCACTGCTGAGTTGGGGTCTCTGGGCCCAGGGGGGTGGGGATCCAGCTCTGGATGCCTGTCCCCTGACTCGAGGACTGTCCCGCAGACCTGGGCCTTGGTCACTTTCTCCAGGATTGTGTCCAGGTCAGGCTGGTACTGCACAGAGTCTGTCTGGATGGCATGCTCCCGCATGCAGCTGGCCTGCACGCCAGCCTCCATGCCACACAGCAGCTTCTCATAGGTGTTGCTGGCAGGGAAGCGGGAGCCCAGGCTGAAGGAGCCGTGCAGTGAAGCCTCCTCGGGGCCACAGTCCACCCCCGAAGACAGCAGGCTGCTGGCCTCCAGGGCATCCGTCCGGCTCAGTGTGTCGTCGGTGGCCGCAAAGCCACTGTCAGCCCTGTCCTCAGCAG is a window from the Manis javanica isolate MJ-LG chromosome 5, MJ_LKY, whole genome shotgun sequence genome containing:
- the LOC140849705 gene encoding LOW QUALITY PROTEIN: syntaphilin-like (The sequence of the model RefSeq protein was modified relative to this genomic sequence to represent the inferred CDS: inserted 1 base in 1 codon), with the translated sequence MADSVLGSGDTVGIRQRGACARGPHTQQMREKSKNGQNGSHCWFGAREHVGHIAAGPVIDDLKTQLSHMQEDWIEEQCHRVEAQLALKEACKEIKQLKQVIDTVKNNLIDKDKGLQKYFMDINIQNKKLETLLHSMEVAQNGTAKEDCAGESAGRSPXTRSSTYTKLSDPAVCGDHPPGDHPGASAEDRADSGFAATDDTLSRTDALEASSLLSSGVDCGPEEASLHGSFSLGSRFPASNTYEKLLCGMEAGVQASCMREHAIQTDSVQYQPDLDTILEKVTKAQVCGTVLESGDRHPELDPHPPGPRDPNSAVVVRVGDELEAREPIVRGPTPLRPAATPNPSLSVSVACPGEEEEEAAAAEKEPKSYWSRHYIVDLLAVVVPAVPTVAWLCRSQRRQGQPIYNISSLLRGCCTVALHSIRRISCRSLSQQGRSEAGSSTQL